A window from Calliopsis andreniformis isolate RMS-2024a chromosome 5, iyCalAndr_principal, whole genome shotgun sequence encodes these proteins:
- the LOC143179583 gene encoding uncharacterized protein LOC143179583, which yields MAQKEKVIITLSFNKKINPSHRNKVKDFWNFLDSTNQLKPYTVTSEKTVQVSKDSDEEDQKLSKLWSDQFQVFQEYGLDKAAIAATKTCKVCHEESKCRSSEYADTVNETYEQILNDIKIYDERLEKNAKNPTALNPKRPSIP from the exons ATGGCGCAAAAGGAGAAAGTTATCATAACGTTATcgtttaataaaaaaattaacccAAGTCACCGAAATAAGGTGAAAGACTTCTGGAACTTTCTGGATTCTACGAACCAACTCAAACCTTATACAGTAACTTCAG AAAAGACAGTACAGGTGTCAAAAGATAGCGATGAAGAGGATCAGAAATTGTCAAAATTGTGGTCTGACCAGTTTCAAGTTTTTCAAGAATACGGACTGGATAAAGCTGCGATTGCAGCAACCAAGACCTGCAAAGTTTGCCACGAGGAATCCAAATGCAG GTCCTCAGAGTACGCTGATACTGTAAACGAAACTTATGAGCAGATATTGAACGATATAAAAATCTATGACGAAAGATTGGAAAAGAACGCGAAAAATCCTACAGCCCTAAACCCAAAGAGACCTTCCATACCATGA